DNA from Flavobacteriales bacterium:
ACCGGCAGCGCCGCCGCGCAGACCCCCGCCATCCACCACTTCCGGTGCGATGCCCCGCTCGACGGCCTCGCGCTGAAGACCGCGGCGGAGAACCTGCGCGCCCTCGACGACAAGGCCCTGCTCTCCAACGACCACGACCGGCTGAAGGTGCGCATCGACGCCGCAGTGCCGCACGAGCTGGTGCTGCGCGCCCTCAACGCCGGGCCCCGCCAGTTCCGCAGCGATGGCACCGCCGCCGTGGGCCAGGGCTTCCCCGTGCGCATCGACACCGGCGACCCCGCCGCCGACGACCAGCGCCACGCCGCCGCCAAGGCCGCCTGGATGCAGGCCCACCCCCAGGAGTACCAGCGCATGATCGATGCGCCCACCGCACCCCGCAATCCCTGAGCCCATGATCGGACGTTACGCCCGCATTGCCCTCCTCGGCGCCGCGCTCACCGCCTCCGGCTCGGCCCGCAGCCAGTGCGCCAACGACAACACCTACTGGCAGACCACCACCCCGGCCTGCCCCGGCAGCACCGTGGCCAGCACCTGCCTCTTCGGCGGGGAGTACCAGCTCATCAACGTGGTGGCCGGCAACACCTACACCTTCAGCACCTGCGGCACCACCACCTGGGACACCCAGATCACCCTCTACAACAACGCCGGCGGCGGTTTCCTCGGCTACAACGATGACGCCTGCGGCGTGCAGAGCAGCGTCACCTGGACGGCCACCTTCACCGGCCAGCTGCGCGTGCTCATCGATGCCTTCCCCTGCCTGCCCAACGCCTCCTGCGCCACCCTTACCGTGGGCTGCACCGCCCCCGTGACGCCTCCGCCCGGCGGCTGCGTGTACTACCTCAACCTCTACGACAGCTTCGGCGACGGCTGGGGCAGCTCCTTCGTGAGCGTGAGCATCAACGGCGGGCCCGCCACCAACTACACCGTGGCCGGCAGCGCCAACTCCATCCCCATCCCCGTCACCCCCGGCGCGGTAATCGTGCTCACCTACAACAACTCCGGCCCCTGGCAGGGCGAGAACTCCTACAGCCTCACCCTGGGCGGCAGCGCCGTGTTCAACTCCGGCACCCCGCCCGTGGCCGGCCTCGCCTATGCCGGCACCCTCACCTGCGTGCCGCCGCCCGCCCCGCCCGAGGACTGCGTGGGCTCCATCACCATCTGCAACGGGCAGAGCTTCAACAACACCACCACCAACACCGGCAACGTTGCCGACCTCACCCTCACCACCGCCGGCTGCCTCGGCGCGCTGGAGCGGCAGGGCACCTGGTACAACTTCACCCCCAGCAGCAGCGGCCAGATCGGCTTCACGATCAACCCCGCCGACCCGCTCGACGATTACGACTTCGCCATCTGGGGCCCCTTCCCGCCCGGCAGCACCCCCAGCAGCATCTGTCCGCCGCTGAGCGCCCCCCTGCGCTGCTCCTTCGCCGCGCCCCCCGGCGCCACCGGCCTCAACTTCAGCGCCACCGACCTCTCCGAGACCCCCCTCGGCGACAAGTGGGTGCGCTACCTCGATGTCACCGTGGGGCAGGTGTACCTGCTCTACATCAGCAATTTCTCCCAGAGCGGACTGGCCTTCAGCCTCGATTGGAACCTGCAGGGCGGCGCCTCGCTCGACTGCACCATCCTGGGCGCTGAGCTCATGGGCCCCCATGCCGCCGACCAGCCGGACCACGTGGATGTGCACTGGACCACCCTCAGCGAAGGCGGCACCGCCCGCTTCGTGGTGGAGCGCGCCGCCACCGGCACCGCCTTCGCCCCCGTGGGCGAGCTCGCCGCCACCGGCAGCGCGCACCACAGCGCCGAATACCGCTTCGTGGACCCCGCACCCCTCGCCGGCCTCAACCGCTACCGCCTGCGGCTGATCCACGCCGACGGCTCCTTCGCCTACAGCAGCGAGGCAGCCGTGGTGCACGGACGGCTCGTGGCAGAAGCCACCGTGCGCCCCAACCCCGCCCAAGGCCAGGCCACGGTAGCCTTCCAATCCGCCGCCGAAGCCGAGGGCACCGTGGAGCTCTTCGACCCCGCAGGCCGCCTGCGCCACAGCCAGCGCCTGCTGGCCCAGCCCGGCTACAACGAAGCCGCCCTGCCCCTGGCGGGATTGGCCGAGGGCGCCTACACCGTGCGCATCACCGTGGGCGGCGCTCCGGTGCACCTGCGCCTGGCCGTGGTGCGCTGAGCCGAAGGCAACGAAAAGCACGGTCATCCGTCTAAATGGGAGCCCACGGATGGCGCCCCATTGATAGCCTGCCGTTGACAACCTGGTCATGGACGCTATTCCTTGGGGGTCAGAAACATCTAAATTGGGCGCCGACTTCCCAACCTGTTCATCCATGATGCTACGCACCACGGCCCTGATGCTCGTGCTCGGCGCAGGGCTGATTGCCCGCGCCCAGGCGCCCGGCTTCCACTATTTCCAGGCCGCGCAGCCCCTCACCACCGCACAGCTGAAGCTGGCCACCGAAGCGGTGATGAACGCCGACCCCTATGCGGAGCTCTTCCATTCCGACGACCGCACCATCGTGCAGGTGAAATCGCCGCTGCTGCAGCCCGAGGCGCTCTACCGCGCCGCCATCGCCGCGCAGGCGGTGACGCTGCTGCCCGGCACCCGCACGCCCGATGAACTGGGCGTGAACACCGCGCCCGCCGTGCCCGTTTACGTTCCCACCGGCGATGAGGCCGCCGACCTGGCCCGCTACCGCGCTGCGGTGGAGGCCTGGAACGCCGCCCACCCCGACCAGCCGCTGAGCCCCACCCCCGTTCACGCCCGCTAACCGCCGGATGCCCATGAAGCAGCTCTACGCGCTCCCGCTCCTCGCCCTTGCCCTGCTGGCGGCCACGGCCCAGGCCCAGGTGCCGCCCTGCCTGACGAATTTGACCACACCAGCTGGCCAATCCGCTGTAGCCGCCGGCTCCTGGGGCGGTGCCACACTGCCGCCCAGCACGACGATCAACATGAACCTGACCACCACGGCTGGTTCCAACCTGGCCACGATCACCAGTTGCAATGCGGCACTGATCACGAATCTGGCGGGCATCTCCGGGCCCAACGTGCCGGCGGGCACCAGCATCAGCGGCGGCGCCTGCGGCACCAACACGGTGCAGCTGAGCCAGAACGCCACC
Protein-coding regions in this window:
- a CDS encoding T9SS type A sorting domain-containing protein — protein: MIGRYARIALLGAALTASGSARSQCANDNTYWQTTTPACPGSTVASTCLFGGEYQLINVVAGNTYTFSTCGTTTWDTQITLYNNAGGGFLGYNDDACGVQSSVTWTATFTGQLRVLIDAFPCLPNASCATLTVGCTAPVTPPPGGCVYYLNLYDSFGDGWGSSFVSVSINGGPATNYTVAGSANSIPIPVTPGAVIVLTYNNSGPWQGENSYSLTLGGSAVFNSGTPPVAGLAYAGTLTCVPPPAPPEDCVGSITICNGQSFNNTTTNTGNVADLTLTTAGCLGALERQGTWYNFTPSSSGQIGFTINPADPLDDYDFAIWGPFPPGSTPSSICPPLSAPLRCSFAAPPGATGLNFSATDLSETPLGDKWVRYLDVTVGQVYLLYISNFSQSGLAFSLDWNLQGGASLDCTILGAELMGPHAADQPDHVDVHWTTLSEGGTARFVVERAATGTAFAPVGELAATGSAHHSAEYRFVDPAPLAGLNRYRLRLIHADGSFAYSSEAAVVHGRLVAEATVRPNPAQGQATVAFQSAAEAEGTVELFDPAGRLRHSQRLLAQPGYNEAALPLAGLAEGAYTVRITVGGAPVHLRLAVVR